From the genome of Spinacia oleracea cultivar Varoflay chromosome 2, BTI_SOV_V1, whole genome shotgun sequence, one region includes:
- the LOC110782132 gene encoding phytochrome-associated serine/threonine-protein phosphatase 1 — MDLDQWIVKVKEGQHLAEDELQLLCEYVKEILIEESNVQPVNSPVTVCGDIHGQFHDLMKLFQTGGHVPETNYIFMGDFVDRGYNSLEVFTILLLLKARYPANITLLRGNHESRQLTQVYGFYDECQRKYGNANAWRYCTDVFDYLTLSAIINGTVLCVHGGLSPDIRTIDQIRVVERNCEIPHEGPFCDLMWSDPEDIETWAVSPRGAGWLFGSRVTTEFNHINNLELVCRAHQLVQEGLKYMFQDKGLVTVWSAPNYCYRCGNVASILSFNDNMEREVKFFTETEENNQMRGPRTGVPYFL; from the exons ATGGATTTGGACCAATGGATCGTTAAGGTCAAAGAAGGCCAACATTTGGCCGAAGACGAGCTTCAGCTTCTCTGCGAATAt GTGAAAGAGATACTTATTGAGGAGTCAAACGTGCAGCCTGTCAATAGTCCAGTCACTGTCTGCGGTGACATCCATGGTCAATTCCACGATTTAATGAAACTTTTTCAGACTGGTGGTCATGTTCCAGAGACTAATTACATATTTATG GGAGACTTTGTTGACCGAGGTTACAATAGTCTTGAAGTCTTCACAATCCTTTTGCTTCTTAAAGCTAG GTATCCTGCCAACATTACTCTTTTGCGTGGAAATCATGAAAGCAGGCAGCTTACTCAA GTGTATGGGTTTTATGATGAATGCCAGAGGAAGTATGGAAATGCCAATGCATGGAGATATTGCACAGATGTTTTTGATTATCTGACTCTCTCAGCAATTATTAATGGAACT GTGCTATGTGTTCATGGTGGTCTTTCTCCTGATATTCGGACAATTGATCAG ATACGAGTTGTTGAACGAAATTGTGAAATTCCTCATGAAGGGCCTTTTTGTGACCTTATGTGGAGTGATCCTGAAGATATTGAAACGTGGGCTGTCAGTCCTCGTGGTGCAGGGTGGCTTTTCGGATCAAGAGTGACTACTGAG TTCAACCACATCAACAATCTTGAATTAGTTTGTCGAGCTCATCAGCTCGTACAAGAAGGTCTTAAGTACATGTTTCAAGATAAAGGCCTTGTGACG GTGTGGTCGGCACCAAATTACTGTTACCGTTGTGGGAATGTCGCTTCCATTTTGAGTTTCAATGACAATATG GAGAGGGAAGTGAAGTTCTTTACGGAGACAGAAGAGAACAATCAGATGAGGGGGCCAAGAACAGGGGTTCCATATTTCTTATAG